The following coding sequences lie in one Maniola jurtina chromosome 11, ilManJurt1.1, whole genome shotgun sequence genomic window:
- the LOC123869793 gene encoding ankyrin repeat domain-containing protein 11-like isoform X1: protein MIKDNGKNNNTVNKHTSENSVNKNFVMDNVTEKLVQCFGHRKFKSELQERAVRAIARGVHDVYISMPTGSGKSLCFQLPAMLQDNKVAIVFSPLLALIKDQIDHLTRIKICAESINSKMTAKDRERVLNDLRTMKPNTKFLYVTPEQAATETFKSLIEHLVKYKKVSYIIVDEAHCVSEWGHDFRPDYLKLGSLREKYRSIPWVALTATASSEVTKDILENLKLLQPVAQYKTPSFRRNLFYDVVYQNCIQDEIGDLVEFLKKNLNDDESVKTKDKSAAIVYCRTREQTEEMSSLLTKRGLKSLAYHGGLKAADRVSVQEQWSNGECGCVCATVSFGMGVDKATVRAVVHWGLSQNVAAYYQESGRAGRDGKPACCRIYYCRIERNAVDFLLRSELARSKTPEQKQRCKNAYKSFEVMVKYCEEVKCRHRIFADYFGEEAPKCISRCDVCKDARAVRRALEQHQRRAMSATIGQGGFVTHTDPADLYGEGREGQAREAQAYCGDGSGESDGEGDRRRVADETRSLIIKEFANRKKNLDKDKNRNNNSESAKYSKCKAAQSTESKVNGLTLTGRESYLSLLTDALRNNLEGVKGVDEPERMLSSHDVEDCAVELEYEAFSKSTVISLYRRAMTKLISSVRACKDSLYSELKTFEPKKRETLAEFVKDFEMKKESQKSHGFITASQLANNNMDKNNEQKSLSKADKEIKRKANSFKRDPLTQTKLQSFFSTKSQGSPAPISDDSEDEGGLIIDENIRPNHSDSTLKLEETDTSINEMDNDKTMKIDEIMESDDEFNVGKRTFVINITLQGIPNKNKDDKSDGKETVSINNSGLKMEVPCEITKPTAKRKIKALFGESSDSEIESEDIKRFKLSRDTNVSEKQSPEKKSDKSSSKKSKKRHRDRKSSHSDTDHEKVVKKHKDKTTSPSDTDREKTISKHRDTKYSQSDTDREKVLSKDKDRKSSLSDTYREKTVSKHRDRKSSQSDTNRERTVSKDKDRKLSQSDTDHERTVSRDRDRKLSQSDTGRDRTVSKNKDRKSSQSDTDRERTVSKDKDRKSLQSDTDRERTVSKDKDRKSLQSDTDRERTVSKDKDRKSLQSDTDRENLVTKHKRNKSQLDIDREHSLTKHKDRKSSQSDAEFEKVNTKHKHRKSAHSNKEREKPSSKCNDSKPAENETSREKIVVEPEDSKCLQSDSKLTIGDTCTDLQINNDEGDDTLIISNTSVDEVLCNDNKETFLEDCDQKKSNNSNDSIESSSNDSKLNGLEHTAKPLDKAYQLSLEADKVLQVLKQFSETKSESVVENLNIKETINEPKDSIVTLKSPTKHGTDNEKDDLTFSTKSSDEHKFNKDKRKENLNNKEKIKVEIELSKKKETRKDKSELPANKEKRKERTQSSKEKRKDEKDLTKNKEKKTEKLDVAGLVVKLLMPYYKKKKINSRELFKITARHIVHQLLAIQVTEEAAINMLLKKAFSSKELIIENESDLETKLILSSDMK from the exons ATGATTAAAGATAATGGGAAGAACAATAATACTGTAAATAAACATACCAGTGAAAATTCCGTGAACAAAAACTTTGTGATGGATAACGTAACTGAAAAATTAGTGCAATGTTTTGGTCACCGAAAGTTCAAAAGCGAACTTCAAGAAAGGGCTGTGAGAGCAATTGCAAGAG GTGTTCATGATGTATATATTTCAATGCCTACAGGCTCAGGGAAGTCATTGTGCTTCCAATTACCAGCTATGTTGCAGGATAACAAAGTTGCTATTGTATTTTCACCTCTCCTAGCTCTAATTAAAGATCAAATAGATCACTTAACAAGAATAAAAATCTGTGCAGAATCTATCAACTCAAAAATGACAGCTAAAGATAGAGAAAGAGTTTTAAATGACCTTCGCACCATGAAACCAAATACAAAGTTCTTATATGTGACACCTGAGCAAGCAGCTACAGAAACATTTAAATCATTAATAGAGCATCTAGTCAAGTATAAGAAAGTATCATACATAATAGTAGATGAGGCCCACTGTGTTAGTGAGTGGGGTCATGACTTCAGACCGGATTACTTGAAATTGGGCAGTTTGAGAGAGAAGTACAGGAGCATTCCATGGGTAGCTCTGACAGCAACTGCTAGTTCAGAAGTAACTAAAGATATACTGGAAAATCTCAAGTTACTGCAACCAGTTGCTCAATATAAAACACCCAGTTTTAGAAGGAATCTTTTTTATGACGTTGTATATCAAAATTGTATACAAGATGAAATCGGAGACCTTGTAGAGTTTcttaagaaaaatttaaatgatGACGAAAGTGTTAAGACT aaAGACAAAAGTGCCGCTATTGTTTACTGTAGAACACGAGAACAAACAGAAGAAATGTCAAGTCTGTTAACTAAAAGAGGTCTTAAGAGTCTGGCATACCACGGAG GTTTGAAGGCAGCTGATCGTGTATCAGTGCAGGAGCAGTGGTCAAATGGAGAGTGTGGGTGCGTGTGTGCGACTGTGTCGTTTGGAATGGGTGTGGACAAGGCAACCGTACGCGCTGTGGTGCACTGGGGGCTGTCACAGAATGTTGCCGCTTACTATCAG GAGTCTGGAAGAGCGGGTCGCGACGGCAAGCCGGCGTGCTGTCGGATTTACTATTGTCGGATTGAGCGTAATGCAGTCGATTTTCTACTTCGATCTGAGCTCGCCCGATCAAAAACCCCAGAGCAGAAGCAACGTTGTAAGAATGCGTACAAAAGTTTCGAAGTTATGGTCAAATATTGTGAGGAAGTCAA ATGTCGTCACAGGATATTCGCAGACTACTTCGGGGAGGAAGCGCCGAAGTGCATCAGTCGCTGCGACGTGTGCAAGGACGCGCGGGCGGTGCGCCGCGCGCTCGAGCAGCACCAGCGACGAGCCATGAGCGCCACCATCGGCCAGGGCGGCTTCGTCACGCACACCGACCCCGCCGACTTGTACGGCGAGGGCAGAGAGGGGCAGGCGAG GGAGGCTCAGGCTTACTGTGGCGACGGTAGTGGAGAGTCTGACGGCGAGGGCGACCGGCGTCGCGTCGCCGACGAAACGAGATCCCTTATCATAAAAGAGTTTGCCAATAGAAAGAAGAATCTCGACAAAGATAAAAACCGGAATAATAACTCTGAATCTGCTAAATACTCAAAATGCAAAGCCGCCCAAAGTACAGAAAGCAAG gtTAATGGTTTGACATTGACTGGACGTGAAAGCTATCTGTCATTACTAACAGATGCCTTGAGGAACAATCTCGAAGGTGTCAAAGGTGTCGATGAACCAGAAAGGATGTTATCAAGTCACGACGTTGAAGACTGTGCAGTGGAACTGGAGTACGAGGCCTTCTCGAAAAGTACTGTTATTAGTTTGTACAGAAGAGCTATGACGAAACTG ATATCATCCGTTAGAGCCTGTAAAGATAGTTTGTATTCAGAGCTCAAGACATTTGAACCGAAAAAACGCGAAACTCTTGCCGAATTTGTTAAGgattttgaaatgaaaaaggAGTCACAAAAAAGCCACGGGTTTATAACTGCATCACAATTAGCAAATA ATAATATGGACAAAAATAATGAACAGAAATCACTCTCTAAAGCTGATAAGGAAATCAAACGAAAGGCCAATTCTTTTAAAAGAGATCCTTTAACTCAAACCAAGCTTCAAAGCTTTTTCTCAACAAAATCACAAGGATCTCCAGCTCCTATTTCAGATGATAGTGAAGACGAAGGAGGACTTATTATAGATGAAAACATCAGGCCTAATCACAGTGATTCGACCTTAAAGTTAGAAGAAACAGACACTTCCATTAATGAAATGGATAATGACAAAACAATGAAAATTGATGAAATTATGGAAAGCGACGACGAATTCAATGTTGGAAAACGAACGTTTGTTATAAATATAACGTTACAAGGTataccaaataaaaataaagatgacAAAAGCGATGGTAAAGAGACTGTGTCAATAAATAATAGTGGACTTAAAATGGAGGTTCCTTGCGAAATAACAAAACCTACAgctaaaagaaaaattaaagctCTGTTTGGTGAATCGTCTGACAGTGAAATAGAATCTGAGGACATCAAAAGATTTAAACTCTCTCGTGATACAAATGTAAGTGAAAAACAATCACCAGAAAAGAAATCTGATAAATCGAGttctaaaaaatctaaaaagagGCACAGGGATAGGAAATCTTCACATTCTGATACAGATCAcgaaaaagttgttaaaaaacaCAAGGATAAAACAACTTCGCCATCTGATACAGATCGTGAAAAAACAATTTCGAAACACAGGGATACAAAGTATTCGCAATCTGATACTGACCGTGAAAAGGTACTTTCAAAAGATAAGGATAGAAAATCTTCGCTATCTGATACCTATCGCGaaaaaacagtttcaaaacaTAGGGATAGAAAATCTTCACAATCTGATACCAATCGTGAAAGAACAGTTTCAAAAGATAAGGATAGAAAATTGTCGCAATCGGATACAGATCACGAAAGAACAGTTTCAAGAGATAGGGATAGAAAATTGTCGCAATCTGATACTGGTCGTGATAGAACAGTTTCAAAAAATAAGGATAGAAAATCGTCGCAATCTGATACTGATCGTGAAAGAACAGTTTCAAAAGATAAAGATAGAAAATCGTTGCAATCTGATACAGATCGTGAAAGAACAGTTTCAAAAGATAAAGATAGAAAATCATTGCAATCTGATACAGATCGTGAAAGAACAGTTTCAAAAGATAAAGATAGAAAATCGTTGCAATCTGATACAGATCGTGAAAACTTAGTCACAAAACACAAGCGTAATAAATCACAATTAGATATAGATCGAGAACATTCTTTAACTAAGCATAAGGACAGAAAGTCTTCACAATCTGATGCAGAATTTGAAAAGGTGAATACAAAACATAAACACAGGAAGTCTGCACATTCTAATAAAGAGCGAGAAAAGCCGTCTTCAAAATGTAACGACAGTAAACCAGCAGAAAACGAGACTAGTCGAGAAAAAATAGTTGTAGAGCCTGAAGATAGTAAATGTTTACAATCCGACAGTAAATTGACAATAGGTGATACTTGCACAgacttacaaataaataatgatgaAGGTGATGATACTCTTATAATAAGCAACACATCTGTTGACGAAGTTCTATGTAATGATAACAAAGAAACCTTTTTGGAGGATTGTGACCAGAAAAAAAGTAATAACTCAAATGATTCTATTGAATCATCAAGCAACGATAGTAAATTGAATGGTCTCGAGCATACTGCTAAACCACTAGATAAAGCGTACCAACTTAGCTTAGAGGCAGATAAGGTATTGCAGGTGCTCAAACAGTTTTCGGAAACAAAATCTGAATCAGTTGTAGAAAATTTAAACATCAAAGAAACAATAAATGAGCCTAAAGATTCTATTGTAACTTTAAAATCGCCCACTAAGCATGGCACAGATAACGAAAAAGATGATCTAACTTTCAGTACAAAATCTTCTGACGAGCACAAGTTCAACAAAgacaaaaggaaagaaaatttaaataataaagaaaaaataaaagtagaaatagaGCTTTccaaaaagaaagaaactagaaaagataaAAGTGAACTTCCAGCTAATaaggaaaaaagaaaagaaagaacgCAAAGTagcaaagaaaaaagaaaagatgAGAAAGATTTAACAAAGAATAAGGAAAAGAAAACAGAAAAGCTTGATGTTGCTGGATTAGTAGTTAAGTTATTAATGCcttattataagaaaaaaaagataaacAGTCGGGAATTATTTAAGATTACTGCAAGACATATAGTTCACCAACTACTTGCTATACAAGTTACAG AAGAAGCAGCAATAAACATGTTACTGAAGAAAGCTTTTAGCAGCAAAGAACTAATAATTGAAAACGAAAGTGACCTAGAAACAAAGTTAATTTTAAGCAGTgatatgaaataa
- the LOC123869793 gene encoding serine-rich adhesin for platelets-like isoform X2 has protein sequence MIKDNGKNNNTVNKHTSENSVNKNFVMDNVTEKLVQCFGHRKFKSELQERAVRAIARGVHDVYISMPTGSGKSLCFQLPAMLQDNKVAIVFSPLLALIKDQIDHLTRIKICAESINSKMTAKDRERVLNDLRTMKPNTKFLYVTPEQAATETFKSLIEHLVKYKKVSYIIVDEAHCVSEWGHDFRPDYLKLGSLREKYRSIPWVALTATASSEVTKDILENLKLLQPVAQYKTPSFRRNLFYDVVYQNCIQDEIGDLVEFLKKNLNDDESVKTKDKSAAIVYCRTREQTEEMSSLLTKRGLKSLAYHGGLKAADRVSVQEQWSNGECGCVCATVSFGMGVDKATVRAVVHWGLSQNVAAYYQESGRAGRDGKPACCRIYYCRIERNAVDFLLRSELARSKTPEQKQRCKNAYKSFEVMVKYCEEVKCRHRIFADYFGEEAPKCISRCDVCKDARAVRRALEQHQRRAMSATIGQGGFVTHTDPADLYGEGREGQAREAQAYCGDGSGESDGEGDRRRVADETRSLIIKEFANRKKNLDKDKNRNNNSESAKYSKCKAAQSTESKVNGLTLTGRESYLSLLTDALRNNLEGVKGVDEPERMLSSHDVEDCAVELEYEAFSKSTVISLYRRAMTKLISSVRACKDSLYSELKTFEPKKRETLAEFVKDFEMKKESQKSHGFITASQLANNNMDKNNEQKSLSKADKEIKRKANSFKRDPLTQTKLQSFFSTKSQGSPAPISDDSEDEGGLIIDENIRPNHSDSTLKLEETDTSINEMDNDKTMKIDEIMESDDEFNVGKRTFVINITLQGIPNKNKDDKSDGKETVSINNSGLKMEVPCEITKPTAKRKIKALFGESSDSEIESEDIKRFKLSRDTNVSEKQSPEKKSDKSSSKKSKKRHRDRKSSHSDTDHEKVVKKHKDKTTSPSDTDREKTISKHRDTKYSQSDTDREKVLSKDKDRKSSLSDTYREKTVSKHRDRKSSQSDTNRERTVSKDKDRKLSQSDTDHERTVSRDRDRKLSQSDTGRDRTVSKNKDRKSSQSDTDRERTVSKDKDRKSLQSDTDRERTVSKDKDRKSLQSDTDRERTVSKDKDRKSLQSDTDRENLVTKHKRNNSQSDAEFEKVNTKHKHRKSAHSNKEREKPSSKCNDSKPAENETSREKIVVEPEDSKCLQSDSKLTIGDTCTDLQINNDEGDDTLIISNTSVDEVLCNDNKETFLEDCDQKKSNNSNDSIESSSNDSKLNGLEHTAKPLDKAYQLSLEADKVLQVLKQFSETKSESVVENLNIKETINEPKDSIVTLKSPTKHGTDNEKDDLTFSTKSSDEHKFNKDKRKENLNNKEKIKVEIELSKKKETRKDKSELPANKEKRKERTQSSKEKRKDEKDLTKNKEKKTEKLDVAGLVVKLLMPYYKKKKINSRELFKITARHIVHQLLAIQVTEEAAINMLLKKAFSSKELIIENESDLETKLILSSDMK, from the exons ATGATTAAAGATAATGGGAAGAACAATAATACTGTAAATAAACATACCAGTGAAAATTCCGTGAACAAAAACTTTGTGATGGATAACGTAACTGAAAAATTAGTGCAATGTTTTGGTCACCGAAAGTTCAAAAGCGAACTTCAAGAAAGGGCTGTGAGAGCAATTGCAAGAG GTGTTCATGATGTATATATTTCAATGCCTACAGGCTCAGGGAAGTCATTGTGCTTCCAATTACCAGCTATGTTGCAGGATAACAAAGTTGCTATTGTATTTTCACCTCTCCTAGCTCTAATTAAAGATCAAATAGATCACTTAACAAGAATAAAAATCTGTGCAGAATCTATCAACTCAAAAATGACAGCTAAAGATAGAGAAAGAGTTTTAAATGACCTTCGCACCATGAAACCAAATACAAAGTTCTTATATGTGACACCTGAGCAAGCAGCTACAGAAACATTTAAATCATTAATAGAGCATCTAGTCAAGTATAAGAAAGTATCATACATAATAGTAGATGAGGCCCACTGTGTTAGTGAGTGGGGTCATGACTTCAGACCGGATTACTTGAAATTGGGCAGTTTGAGAGAGAAGTACAGGAGCATTCCATGGGTAGCTCTGACAGCAACTGCTAGTTCAGAAGTAACTAAAGATATACTGGAAAATCTCAAGTTACTGCAACCAGTTGCTCAATATAAAACACCCAGTTTTAGAAGGAATCTTTTTTATGACGTTGTATATCAAAATTGTATACAAGATGAAATCGGAGACCTTGTAGAGTTTcttaagaaaaatttaaatgatGACGAAAGTGTTAAGACT aaAGACAAAAGTGCCGCTATTGTTTACTGTAGAACACGAGAACAAACAGAAGAAATGTCAAGTCTGTTAACTAAAAGAGGTCTTAAGAGTCTGGCATACCACGGAG GTTTGAAGGCAGCTGATCGTGTATCAGTGCAGGAGCAGTGGTCAAATGGAGAGTGTGGGTGCGTGTGTGCGACTGTGTCGTTTGGAATGGGTGTGGACAAGGCAACCGTACGCGCTGTGGTGCACTGGGGGCTGTCACAGAATGTTGCCGCTTACTATCAG GAGTCTGGAAGAGCGGGTCGCGACGGCAAGCCGGCGTGCTGTCGGATTTACTATTGTCGGATTGAGCGTAATGCAGTCGATTTTCTACTTCGATCTGAGCTCGCCCGATCAAAAACCCCAGAGCAGAAGCAACGTTGTAAGAATGCGTACAAAAGTTTCGAAGTTATGGTCAAATATTGTGAGGAAGTCAA ATGTCGTCACAGGATATTCGCAGACTACTTCGGGGAGGAAGCGCCGAAGTGCATCAGTCGCTGCGACGTGTGCAAGGACGCGCGGGCGGTGCGCCGCGCGCTCGAGCAGCACCAGCGACGAGCCATGAGCGCCACCATCGGCCAGGGCGGCTTCGTCACGCACACCGACCCCGCCGACTTGTACGGCGAGGGCAGAGAGGGGCAGGCGAG GGAGGCTCAGGCTTACTGTGGCGACGGTAGTGGAGAGTCTGACGGCGAGGGCGACCGGCGTCGCGTCGCCGACGAAACGAGATCCCTTATCATAAAAGAGTTTGCCAATAGAAAGAAGAATCTCGACAAAGATAAAAACCGGAATAATAACTCTGAATCTGCTAAATACTCAAAATGCAAAGCCGCCCAAAGTACAGAAAGCAAG gtTAATGGTTTGACATTGACTGGACGTGAAAGCTATCTGTCATTACTAACAGATGCCTTGAGGAACAATCTCGAAGGTGTCAAAGGTGTCGATGAACCAGAAAGGATGTTATCAAGTCACGACGTTGAAGACTGTGCAGTGGAACTGGAGTACGAGGCCTTCTCGAAAAGTACTGTTATTAGTTTGTACAGAAGAGCTATGACGAAACTG ATATCATCCGTTAGAGCCTGTAAAGATAGTTTGTATTCAGAGCTCAAGACATTTGAACCGAAAAAACGCGAAACTCTTGCCGAATTTGTTAAGgattttgaaatgaaaaaggAGTCACAAAAAAGCCACGGGTTTATAACTGCATCACAATTAGCAAATA ATAATATGGACAAAAATAATGAACAGAAATCACTCTCTAAAGCTGATAAGGAAATCAAACGAAAGGCCAATTCTTTTAAAAGAGATCCTTTAACTCAAACCAAGCTTCAAAGCTTTTTCTCAACAAAATCACAAGGATCTCCAGCTCCTATTTCAGATGATAGTGAAGACGAAGGAGGACTTATTATAGATGAAAACATCAGGCCTAATCACAGTGATTCGACCTTAAAGTTAGAAGAAACAGACACTTCCATTAATGAAATGGATAATGACAAAACAATGAAAATTGATGAAATTATGGAAAGCGACGACGAATTCAATGTTGGAAAACGAACGTTTGTTATAAATATAACGTTACAAGGTataccaaataaaaataaagatgacAAAAGCGATGGTAAAGAGACTGTGTCAATAAATAATAGTGGACTTAAAATGGAGGTTCCTTGCGAAATAACAAAACCTACAgctaaaagaaaaattaaagctCTGTTTGGTGAATCGTCTGACAGTGAAATAGAATCTGAGGACATCAAAAGATTTAAACTCTCTCGTGATACAAATGTAAGTGAAAAACAATCACCAGAAAAGAAATCTGATAAATCGAGttctaaaaaatctaaaaagagGCACAGGGATAGGAAATCTTCACATTCTGATACAGATCAcgaaaaagttgttaaaaaacaCAAGGATAAAACAACTTCGCCATCTGATACAGATCGTGAAAAAACAATTTCGAAACACAGGGATACAAAGTATTCGCAATCTGATACTGACCGTGAAAAGGTACTTTCAAAAGATAAGGATAGAAAATCTTCGCTATCTGATACCTATCGCGaaaaaacagtttcaaaacaTAGGGATAGAAAATCTTCACAATCTGATACCAATCGTGAAAGAACAGTTTCAAAAGATAAGGATAGAAAATTGTCGCAATCGGATACAGATCACGAAAGAACAGTTTCAAGAGATAGGGATAGAAAATTGTCGCAATCTGATACTGGTCGTGATAGAACAGTTTCAAAAAATAAGGATAGAAAATCGTCGCAATCTGATACTGATCGTGAAAGAACAGTTTCAAAAGATAAAGATAGAAAATCGTTGCAATCTGATACAGATCGTGAAAGAACAGTTTCAAAAGATAAAGATAGAAAATCATTGCAATCTGATACAGATCGTGAAAGAACAGTTTCAAAAGATAAAGATAGAAAATCGTTGCAATCTGATACAGATCGTGAAAACTTAGTCACAAAACACAAGCGTAATAA TTCACAATCTGATGCAGAATTTGAAAAGGTGAATACAAAACATAAACACAGGAAGTCTGCACATTCTAATAAAGAGCGAGAAAAGCCGTCTTCAAAATGTAACGACAGTAAACCAGCAGAAAACGAGACTAGTCGAGAAAAAATAGTTGTAGAGCCTGAAGATAGTAAATGTTTACAATCCGACAGTAAATTGACAATAGGTGATACTTGCACAgacttacaaataaataatgatgaAGGTGATGATACTCTTATAATAAGCAACACATCTGTTGACGAAGTTCTATGTAATGATAACAAAGAAACCTTTTTGGAGGATTGTGACCAGAAAAAAAGTAATAACTCAAATGATTCTATTGAATCATCAAGCAACGATAGTAAATTGAATGGTCTCGAGCATACTGCTAAACCACTAGATAAAGCGTACCAACTTAGCTTAGAGGCAGATAAGGTATTGCAGGTGCTCAAACAGTTTTCGGAAACAAAATCTGAATCAGTTGTAGAAAATTTAAACATCAAAGAAACAATAAATGAGCCTAAAGATTCTATTGTAACTTTAAAATCGCCCACTAAGCATGGCACAGATAACGAAAAAGATGATCTAACTTTCAGTACAAAATCTTCTGACGAGCACAAGTTCAACAAAgacaaaaggaaagaaaatttaaataataaagaaaaaataaaagtagaaatagaGCTTTccaaaaagaaagaaactagaaaagataaAAGTGAACTTCCAGCTAATaaggaaaaaagaaaagaaagaacgCAAAGTagcaaagaaaaaagaaaagatgAGAAAGATTTAACAAAGAATAAGGAAAAGAAAACAGAAAAGCTTGATGTTGCTGGATTAGTAGTTAAGTTATTAATGCcttattataagaaaaaaaagataaacAGTCGGGAATTATTTAAGATTACTGCAAGACATATAGTTCACCAACTACTTGCTATACAAGTTACAG AAGAAGCAGCAATAAACATGTTACTGAAGAAAGCTTTTAGCAGCAAAGAACTAATAATTGAAAACGAAAGTGACCTAGAAACAAAGTTAATTTTAAGCAGTgatatgaaataa
- the LOC123869817 gene encoding DNA polymerase beta-like, producing MSKRKNPSESGNPNADFCDFLMELADFEKNVSRNIHKYNAYRKAASVLAGHTKRIESGEEAKKLNGIGDKISKKIDEFLQTGKLMKLENIHQDENAQAISLLTRVSGIGPVKAADLVQSGIKTIEELRKNESKLNHHQLIGLKYFEDFEKKIPRGEIQEIEYLIKRALNDLDPEFTITICGSYRRGKSQSGDIDALVTHPSLKLQEEKKKHSEKLLKTVVGALDDLITDVISMGDTKFMGVCRLSNKYPFRRLDIRLLPNDQYYCAVLYFTGSDVFNKQMRAHALEKGFTLNEYSLRPVGCTGVPGEPVPITSEEEIFDYIDYPYKQPEERNM from the exons AtgagtaaaagaaaaaatccttcTGAAAGCGGCAATCCCAATGCAGATTTCTGCGACTTTTTAATGGAGTTAGCCGACTTTGAAAAGAACGTAAGCAGAAATATCCACAAGTACAATGCTTACAGAAAGGCTGCTAGTGTTTTAGCTGGTCACACCAAGAGGATTGAATCGGGAGAAGAAGCAAAAAAATTGAACGGTATAGGAGATAAAATCTCAAAGAAAATTGATGAGTTTTTACAAACGGGTAAATTGATGAAGCTAGAGAACATACATCAAGATGAAAATGCTCAGGCGATTAGCTTGTTGACGAGAGTATCTGGTATCGGGCCGGTGAAAGCTGCCGATTTGGTTCAAAGCGGTATAAAAACAATAGAAGAGTTGAGAAAAAATGAAAGCAAATTAAATCATCATCAACTTATCGGCTTAAA GTACTTTGAagattttgaaaagaaaattccGCGAGGTGAAATACAGGAAATTGAATATCTTATAAAAAGGGCTTTGAATGATTTAGATCCGGAATTCACGATAACTATTTGCGGCAGTTACAG ACGTGGGAAGTCACAGAGTGGTGATATTGATGCCCTGGTTACCCATCCCTCACTCAAGTTACAAGAGGAGAAGAAGAAGCATAGCGAGAAGTTATTGAAGACTGTTGTGGGCGCTTTGGATGATCTGATCACTGATGTGATATCAATGGGAGACACCAAATTCATG gGAGTATGCCGCTTGTCGAATAAGTATCCCTTCAGGCGTTTGGACATCCGTTTGCTTCCCAACGACCAGTACTATTGCGCCGTGCTGTATTTCACCGGCAGTGACGTGTTCAACAAGCAGATGCGTGCGCACGCGCTTGAAAAGGGTTTTACCCTCAACGAATACTCTTTGAGACCTGTTGGATGTACTG gtGTGCCTGGAGAGCCCGTGCCGATCACATCGGAAGAAGAAATATTCGACTATATCGACTACCCCTACAAACAACCTGAAGAGCGAAACATGTAG